In the Candidatus Abawacabacteria bacterium genome, one interval contains:
- a CDS encoding NUDIX domain-containing protein, protein MPDSSQELLECFDDQGHVIESQIRSVVHTEPLRHWHGVANIWIMDSSGNLLCSQRSSSCRDNPEKWQTYFGGHVKAGHTFEQTALLELQEEIGIETTIDRLQLVLKSSYHPAMHLFAGYLLVLNEEEKNFSFTDGSVVQIRWLSLENYRKEQSTTPEQWCNNISAEMETKIKGILRNN, encoded by the coding sequence ATGCCTGATTCATCTCAAGAATTGCTTGAATGTTTTGATGACCAAGGACATGTCATAGAGTCCCAGATTCGTAGCGTTGTTCATACTGAGCCATTACGACACTGGCATGGGGTTGCTAATATATGGATTATGGACAGCAGTGGTAACTTACTTTGCTCGCAAAGATCCAGCAGTTGTCGCGATAATCCAGAGAAGTGGCAAACATATTTCGGTGGTCATGTGAAAGCCGGACATACATTTGAACAGACCGCTCTACTTGAACTACAAGAAGAGATTGGGATAGAAACTACTATTGATCGCTTACAGCTAGTACTAAAGAGTTCTTACCATCCAGCAATGCATCTGTTTGCCGGATACTTATTGGTGCTCAATGAGGAGGAGAAGAACTTCTCTTTTACGGATGGCTCAGTGGTACAAATTCGTTGGCTTAGTTTGGAAAACTATAGAAAAGAGCAATCTACCACTCCAGAACAATGGTGTAACAATATTTCCGCAGAAATGGAGACAAAAATTAAAGGAATTCTTCGGAACAATTAA
- a CDS encoding MFS transporter, giving the protein MKWFNFFIWFRPYSPIAILYFASITGSLASALLVFSIFSLSTCLFEIPTGVYSDRIGRRKTLILGSLASLLSIICYAIGSSFFILILGAVLAGLQDALFSGNNDALLYDTLGETKEEMHFQEHSGKISATLQIALGLSALLGGIVANFSFAWVFWLSVLPQLLALIISFRIKEPQTINKAQTSNIFAHLKESFHAFLTNSKLRKLSLSSILRFSMGETQNQFMPAFLSTVWPLWSLGVAKAMNKFFSFLGSRYAGSIVSKFSTFRVLLIGEIIGIIFIVLAVIFPTIISPLLIAITAFFFGIAGVALSSLMQIEFTNEQRATMGSINSLFSNTFFAVFAYIFGLIADHLGVIEPIIITQVLMLIVAYIYWNLFKSHEKQALIAK; this is encoded by the coding sequence ATGAAATGGTTCAACTTTTTTATCTGGTTTCGGCCTTATTCGCCAATTGCCATTTTATATTTTGCAAGTATTACAGGATCACTAGCCTCAGCTCTTCTAGTATTTTCTATTTTCTCACTAAGCACGTGCCTTTTTGAGATACCAACTGGTGTCTATTCAGACAGGATTGGACGAAGAAAAACCCTCATTTTAGGATCTCTGGCCAGTTTACTTTCAATCATTTGTTACGCCATTGGTTCCTCCTTCTTTATCTTAATTTTAGGAGCTGTTTTGGCAGGGCTTCAGGATGCATTATTCAGTGGGAATAACGATGCTCTTCTCTATGACACTCTTGGGGAGACAAAAGAGGAAATGCATTTTCAAGAACATAGCGGTAAAATCAGTGCCACTTTGCAAATAGCTTTGGGCCTATCTGCTCTTTTGGGTGGTATAGTCGCTAACTTTTCATTTGCTTGGGTATTTTGGCTATCTGTTCTGCCGCAATTGTTAGCGCTCATTATAAGTTTTCGAATTAAAGAGCCACAGACCATCAACAAAGCACAAACTTCTAATATCTTTGCTCATCTTAAAGAGTCATTTCATGCCTTTCTGACTAATAGTAAATTACGCAAATTGAGCCTTTCATCCATCTTGAGATTCAGTATGGGAGAGACACAGAATCAATTTATGCCAGCTTTTCTCAGTACAGTTTGGCCATTATGGAGCTTGGGAGTAGCTAAAGCAATGAATAAGTTTTTCTCATTTTTAGGCTCAAGATATGCAGGAAGTATAGTAAGTAAATTCTCGACTTTCAGAGTTCTATTAATAGGAGAAATCATTGGAATTATATTCATAGTACTTGCAGTCATTTTCCCTACCATCATTTCCCCTTTATTAATAGCCATAACAGCTTTCTTCTTCGGTATAGCAGGCGTCGCTCTGAGCTCTCTCATGCAGATTGAGTTTACAAATGAACAGAGAGCTACTATGGGATCAATTAATTCTCTTTTTAGCAACACTTTCTTTGCTGTCTTTGCTTATATATTTGGATTAATTGCAGATCACTTAGGTGTCATTGAACCAATTATTATCACGCAAGTACTAATGCTTATCGTCGCTTACATATACTGGAACCTTTTTAAGAGTCACGAGAAACAAGCTCTAATTGCTAAATAA
- a CDS encoding GIY-YIG nuclease family protein — MWYVYFLENKQKQFFYTGSTNSLSRRLFQHQNGYVISTRRFLPLELVGYIALPTEKQARELEQYFKTGSGKTVLRKRILNT; from the coding sequence ATGTGGTATGTATATTTTCTTGAAAACAAACAAAAACAGTTTTTCTATACTGGATCGACTAATTCTCTGAGTAGAAGACTTTTCCAACATCAAAACGGTTATGTAATTTCCACGAGACGTTTTTTACCCTTAGAGTTAGTAGGCTATATTGCTTTACCAACTGAAAAACAGGCTAGAGAATTGGAACAATACTTCAAAACAGGTTCAGGAAAAACCGTTTTAAGAAAACGAATCCTAAATACTTAA
- a CDS encoding SIMPL domain-containing protein (The SIMPL domain is named for its presence in mouse protein SIMPL (signalling molecule that associates with mouse pelle-like kinase). Bacterial member BP26, from Brucella, was shown to assemble into a channel-like structure, while YggE from E. coli has been associated with resistance to oxidative stress.) encodes MEFLKTVLGKVVAVLVAVFLVLLSVKTGVESLKTYKESHEYYKNTIVVSAEDKVIGVPDIAQMNFTVISKGATVAVASNDNTKKMNAVLAAVKSMGVEEKDIRTTSYYLDPEYNYDTDPSKIVGYRAEQGLEVKVRAKDKAGEILQKATTAGANQVGQIYFTIDDPEQLKSQAREKAFNKAKEKAQTLARQAGVRLGKVINFSDDQGGYYPPMPYYGNEMGGGGYDKNYDASATDRSFGAQVGAPAPSAPPAPVLQPGSQEVTAYVTMTYEIY; translated from the coding sequence ATGGAGTTTTTAAAAACTGTTCTAGGCAAAGTGGTAGCTGTACTGGTGGCAGTATTTTTAGTTTTATTGTCAGTAAAGACAGGTGTAGAGTCGCTCAAGACCTACAAAGAAAGTCATGAGTATTATAAAAACACGATTGTTGTATCCGCTGAAGACAAGGTTATTGGCGTGCCTGATATTGCTCAAATGAATTTCACAGTAATTAGTAAGGGTGCGACTGTAGCTGTAGCAAGCAATGACAATACGAAAAAGATGAATGCTGTCTTGGCAGCAGTAAAAAGTATGGGAGTAGAAGAGAAAGATATCCGTACGACCAGCTATTACTTAGATCCTGAATACAATTATGATACTGATCCATCAAAAATTGTTGGCTATCGCGCTGAGCAAGGTTTGGAGGTAAAAGTGCGTGCGAAAGACAAAGCAGGCGAGATATTACAAAAGGCAACTACAGCTGGAGCAAATCAAGTGGGACAAATCTACTTCACCATCGATGATCCTGAGCAATTGAAGAGCCAAGCAAGAGAGAAAGCTTTCAATAAAGCTAAAGAAAAAGCACAAACCCTTGCTCGCCAAGCTGGCGTAAGACTGGGTAAAGTGATTAATTTCTCTGACGATCAAGGTGGTTACTATCCTCCAATGCCTTATTATGGCAATGAAATGGGCGGGGGCGGCTATGATAAGAATTATGATGCATCAGCGACTGACCGTAGCTTTGGTGCTCAAGTAGGAGCACCTGCACCAAGCGCACCTCCAGCACCAGTATTACAACCCGGAAGCCAAGAAGTTACGGCATATGTAACCATGACATACGAGATCTACTAG
- a CDS encoding replication-associated recombination protein A — protein sequence MLPLPYQLRPKSFSDFYGQEHIIGPEGNLSKLLESGILHSFILHGPPGTGKTSLASILANSLDAHFVELNATEAKIKDLRKHCEQAKERFRAYGKRTVIFVDEIHRFNKAQQDALLPSVEAGDIILIGATTENPSYEINAALLSRLTVYKLNLLAKEALQKILARALKTTYQNKVTLSQEVIDYLLTIAAGDARSLLTSLQLLIESKRYQTDINTVRQFLQKHAIRYDKRSDEHYNTISAFIKSVRGSDIDGSLIWLWKMIEAGEDPKFIFRRMLILASEDIGMADPQALIFVNNAFQAFINVGYPEGQFFLTHACIYLARAPKNNDVTRAMGKVSEYLKKYPTLQVPQHLTKEGNKEYRYPHDYPGHVVQQNYLPVNGPKENLYQE from the coding sequence ATGCTCCCCCTTCCCTACCAACTACGCCCCAAGTCATTTTCCGACTTCTACGGCCAAGAACATATTATTGGTCCTGAAGGAAACTTAAGCAAACTTTTAGAGAGTGGGATTTTGCACTCTTTCATTCTCCACGGGCCACCAGGTACGGGGAAAACTAGCCTCGCCTCAATTCTAGCCAATTCTCTTGATGCTCACTTTGTGGAACTAAACGCAACTGAAGCAAAAATAAAAGATCTAAGAAAACACTGTGAACAAGCTAAAGAAAGATTTAGAGCCTATGGTAAACGGACGGTTATATTTGTTGATGAAATCCACCGTTTCAACAAAGCTCAACAAGATGCTTTGCTCCCATCGGTAGAAGCTGGCGATATTATTCTTATTGGCGCTACTACCGAAAATCCTTCCTATGAAATCAATGCCGCTCTTCTCTCTCGCCTAACAGTATACAAGCTAAATTTATTGGCAAAAGAAGCTTTGCAGAAAATATTAGCGCGAGCCTTAAAAACTACGTATCAGAACAAAGTAACTTTATCTCAGGAAGTAATTGACTATTTGTTGACAATAGCAGCGGGAGACGCCAGAAGCCTACTTACTAGTTTACAATTATTGATTGAAAGCAAAAGATATCAAACTGATATCAACACCGTGCGCCAATTTTTACAAAAGCACGCCATTCGCTACGACAAAAGAAGTGATGAACATTACAATACCATCTCTGCATTTATCAAAAGTGTTCGCGGTAGCGATATCGATGGCAGCCTAATCTGGCTATGGAAAATGATTGAAGCGGGTGAAGATCCTAAGTTTATTTTCCGCCGCATGCTTATTTTAGCTTCAGAAGATATAGGCATGGCCGATCCACAAGCATTAATCTTCGTAAACAATGCATTTCAAGCCTTTATTAATGTTGGTTACCCAGAAGGCCAGTTTTTTCTTACCCATGCCTGTATTTATCTAGCTCGAGCCCCTAAAAATAATGATGTCACTCGGGCCATGGGAAAGGTTAGTGAATACCTAAAAAAGTATCCTACTCTACAAGTCCCTCAGCATTTAACCAAAGAAGGAAATAAAGAGTATCGGTATCCTCATGATTATCCCGGACATGTGGTACAACAGAACTATTTACCAGTGAATGGCCCTAAAGAAAACTTGTACCAAGAATAA
- a CDS encoding phosphodiester glycosidase family protein, whose amino-acid sequence MRKFYSAILVILLFSVVVPYVEAREIVAGVSYETRSIPRSQGAAVLRAVIADTRNTRVRVEGKGSAQVCNQKFSPPELVTLAGQNDFIAAVNAQFFNSQGKAIGDYIGNSIQYGANWPSMRESANFVAIDHNGDIVTGTENLTPAAASRYSMFINGIFKINRNGSLQDITPEQVTTSFDSAYSSDRGNARGTIARTYLGINPTQHKIILLTGGEGTFRNSNPLDKGVTPQEGVDFLKSLGATDGYIMDSGGSTMMRQSARFFTPDESFATDGRSLGNLLVVRSGRPQSEQETAALPVKQCRDDAPQPGPTGTQPNQAGTSATGAGGTSAGGTVQQGQLFVPPQTVPLEVPIGGVTMIGGNENFILTYSRVLFGFAAGLVGLLALIMIIVSGFQIIIGGADEITKAKERIVGSILGLVLLSTGGFILYVVNPCFFGFGANSACTPRAINGHEYQAPISSIFSGNVGDGGATSSQPGQPHRPRTPIQYAQEKIGEANSRWQSYSADFTRMTNQLFVGAAPEAFLGFASNGGITELTPGGSFQAMGMFGVPTNTGSPAPIAGGRDRWFPLASDPAVVQFLGRPASTEPDAWKTAVPDQIAVGYAHLRDEGDSVMAALPASIRTTNRGSPWFIAMAFMGWSSGSGTAARIVSPFAGQLAGVNDNEKWGRFVQLMADAGINGTIRPQTNTSGRFDSHSPGDSPVNRYDTHDNPFYSVVRTMQKLEAGMLLAQQHGGNTAFFAYPANVNRINVQQTITNLGYWGTATR is encoded by the coding sequence ATGCGAAAATTTTATTCTGCCATTCTTGTTATCTTACTGTTTTCTGTTGTTGTTCCTTATGTGGAGGCTAGAGAAATTGTTGCTGGTGTTTCTTATGAAACTAGAAGTATTCCTCGTTCTCAAGGAGCCGCTGTGCTGAGAGCCGTGATTGCTGATACCAGAAACACTCGAGTGAGAGTAGAGGGTAAAGGGAGTGCTCAAGTGTGTAATCAGAAGTTTTCTCCTCCTGAATTAGTGACCTTGGCAGGACAAAATGATTTTATTGCGGCGGTGAATGCACAATTCTTTAATAGTCAAGGAAAAGCAATTGGTGATTATATTGGTAACAGTATTCAGTATGGTGCCAATTGGCCTTCTATGAGAGAGTCGGCTAATTTTGTGGCTATCGATCATAACGGTGATATTGTTACCGGTACTGAGAATCTTACTCCGGCAGCTGCTAGTCGCTATAGTATGTTTATTAATGGTATCTTTAAAATCAATCGTAATGGTAGTTTGCAGGATATCACTCCGGAGCAAGTTACTACATCTTTTGATTCTGCTTATTCAAGTGATAGAGGCAATGCTAGAGGTACCATTGCGCGTACGTACTTAGGTATTAATCCCACGCAGCATAAAATCATTTTGCTTACTGGTGGGGAAGGAACTTTTCGCAATAGCAATCCCCTCGATAAAGGTGTTACTCCTCAAGAAGGGGTAGACTTTTTGAAGTCACTTGGTGCTACTGATGGCTATATTATGGACAGTGGTGGTTCTACTATGATGCGTCAGAGTGCTAGATTTTTTACTCCAGATGAAAGTTTTGCTACCGATGGCCGCTCTTTGGGCAATCTACTAGTTGTTCGTTCGGGCCGGCCACAAAGTGAGCAAGAAACGGCAGCATTGCCAGTGAAACAATGTCGTGATGATGCTCCTCAACCTGGTCCCACTGGTACGCAGCCAAATCAAGCAGGAACCTCTGCCACTGGAGCAGGTGGTACTAGTGCTGGTGGCACTGTTCAGCAAGGTCAGCTTTTTGTTCCTCCTCAAACTGTTCCACTGGAAGTACCAATAGGTGGTGTGACTATGATTGGTGGTAATGAAAACTTCATTCTCACTTATAGTCGCGTGCTCTTTGGTTTTGCTGCCGGCTTGGTGGGACTTTTGGCATTAATAATGATTATTGTTTCAGGCTTTCAAATTATTATAGGTGGTGCTGATGAGATCACGAAAGCAAAAGAGCGTATTGTCGGCTCAATTTTAGGACTGGTATTATTATCTACTGGTGGTTTTATCTTGTATGTTGTTAATCCTTGTTTCTTTGGTTTTGGTGCCAACTCTGCTTGTACACCAAGAGCGATTAATGGACATGAGTATCAAGCGCCTATTAGCTCTATTTTTAGCGGTAATGTTGGTGATGGTGGTGCTACTAGTTCACAACCGGGGCAACCACATAGACCGCGTACACCGATCCAATATGCTCAGGAAAAGATTGGTGAGGCGAATTCTCGTTGGCAAAGCTATAGTGCTGATTTTACCCGCATGACTAACCAGCTTTTTGTTGGTGCTGCTCCAGAAGCATTTTTAGGATTTGCTAGTAATGGTGGTATAACGGAATTAACTCCAGGAGGATCTTTTCAGGCTATGGGTATGTTTGGAGTACCTACAAATACTGGTTCACCAGCTCCAATTGCAGGTGGCCGTGATCGTTGGTTTCCTTTAGCTTCTGATCCTGCTGTAGTGCAATTTTTAGGAAGACCAGCTAGTACCGAGCCTGATGCTTGGAAAACTGCTGTTCCTGATCAAATCGCTGTTGGTTATGCTCATCTACGAGATGAAGGGGATAGTGTTATGGCTGCTTTGCCAGCCTCAATCCGCACTACAAATCGTGGTTCTCCTTGGTTCATCGCGATGGCTTTTATGGGGTGGAGTAGTGGTTCAGGTACTGCGGCCAGAATTGTTTCGCCTTTTGCTGGTCAGTTGGCGGGTGTCAATGACAATGAGAAATGGGGCAGATTTGTCCAATTAATGGCTGATGCAGGGATCAATGGCACTATCCGTCCGCAAACTAATACCAGTGGCAGATTTGATAGTCATTCGCCAGGAGATAGTCCCGTTAACCGTTATGACACCCATGATAATCCTTTTTATTCTGTGGTGAGAACAATGCAAAAGTTAGAGGCAGGAATGTTATTGGCTCAACAGCATGGAGGCAATACAGCATTTTTTGCTTATCCTGCGAATGTTAATCGTATCAATGTGCAGCAAACTATAACTAATTTAGGCTATTGGGGTACGGCTACCAGATAA
- a CDS encoding S-layer homology domain-containing protein: MKKYLQSFASVGIASLLLLTLNPPVALAQTASSAANALDDATQEVEDLRTDTSYDSSSDFTTTTHVENFFEELAGIVENADDEIRSVNRPITQADLNTVEDAYDDFVEEVEETLRVIDSRISTTSLQTAFNNAKNDLEDDEELNDLEEGFDALEATLTGGTSGSTSATIVDGVIEDIDEATDNVDDLRTDVDAITTSTLLDSFFEDLIAEAEDVVDALEKITGSISTANFDEIDESVQSFNDEVDERFDRLVTRTGSGGTITSLKTSFIDQRNEYRDGEEDDIDSEMDRIARLAFGTSAGSASVSSIINKIEGFEEDVESIEDEDATSINTETELDTYIGDIIEIVNDVETELKRITGTITQDNFDDIEDAVQNFLNTVDDARDAVEDNSTDDDYEEEFGDQEDELGEETDAVEEALDALETKIGTLNTPGTGNTSFIDVSSTSEFARFITALASRNIITGYSDRSFQPKRNITRAEFLKIALLSANKSVSLYQNSESTFKDVPFNHSLRTYVNYASANQIVNGFTVGGLKYFYPERSITRAEAVIILLRINGIAPGSASVSRFSDVKDLDQIRYIEVAASRNIVKGYSPTTFGPNDFITREQAAKVVSIASGLVTP; encoded by the coding sequence ATGAAAAAGTATTTGCAGTCCTTTGCAAGTGTCGGTATAGCCAGCTTGCTCCTGCTCACCCTGAACCCTCCTGTTGCTCTCGCGCAAACTGCGAGTTCAGCCGCAAACGCCCTTGATGACGCAACTCAAGAAGTAGAGGATCTCCGCACAGACACTAGCTATGATTCATCTAGTGATTTTACCACCACTACTCATGTTGAAAACTTTTTTGAGGAATTAGCTGGTATTGTAGAAAATGCCGATGACGAAATCCGCTCGGTCAATCGTCCCATCACTCAAGCTGACTTGAATACAGTTGAAGATGCTTATGATGATTTTGTTGAGGAAGTTGAGGAAACCCTTCGTGTGATCGATTCACGCATCTCTACCACTAGTTTACAAACAGCATTTAATAATGCGAAGAACGACTTAGAAGATGATGAGGAATTGAATGATTTAGAAGAAGGTTTCGACGCGTTAGAAGCAACACTTACCGGCGGAACATCCGGCAGCACCTCTGCTACAATAGTTGATGGCGTCATAGAGGACATTGATGAGGCAACAGACAATGTAGATGACCTAAGAACTGATGTTGATGCTATTACCACGAGCACACTTTTAGATAGTTTTTTCGAAGATTTGATTGCTGAAGCTGAAGATGTAGTTGATGCTCTTGAAAAGATCACGGGCAGTATTAGTACAGCAAACTTTGATGAAATCGATGAAAGTGTCCAAAGCTTCAATGATGAAGTCGATGAACGTTTCGATCGCCTGGTAACCAGAACGGGATCAGGAGGAACAATCACATCATTGAAAACCTCATTCATTGATCAGAGAAATGAATATCGTGATGGTGAAGAAGATGATATCGACAGCGAAATGGACCGAATTGCCCGCTTGGCCTTTGGCACTAGTGCCGGCAGTGCTAGTGTGAGCTCAATAATCAATAAGATTGAGGGTTTTGAAGAAGATGTTGAATCTATTGAGGATGAGGATGCTACCAGTATTAATACTGAAACAGAATTGGATACTTATATCGGTGATATTATCGAAATTGTTAATGATGTAGAAACAGAATTAAAGCGTATTACAGGTACTATTACTCAAGATAACTTTGATGATATTGAGGATGCAGTACAAAACTTTTTGAATACAGTAGATGATGCTCGAGATGCTGTAGAAGATAATAGTACTGATGATGATTATGAAGAAGAATTTGGTGATCAAGAAGACGAATTAGGTGAAGAAACTGATGCTGTAGAAGAAGCGCTTGATGCTTTGGAAACTAAGATTGGCACGCTTAACACTCCAGGCACGGGCAACACTTCATTTATTGATGTCTCTAGTACTTCCGAGTTTGCTCGTTTTATCACCGCTCTAGCAAGTCGCAATATTATCACTGGTTATTCTGATCGTAGCTTCCAACCTAAGAGAAATATCACCCGAGCTGAATTCCTTAAGATTGCTTTATTATCAGCAAACAAGTCCGTTAGTCTCTACCAAAATAGTGAAAGCACCTTCAAGGATGTTCCCTTCAACCATTCATTACGTACCTACGTAAATTACGCATCAGCTAATCAGATTGTAAATGGATTCACTGTCGGTGGCTTGAAATATTTTTATCCTGAGCGAAGTATCACCAGAGCTGAAGCGGTGATTATTTTGTTACGTATTAATGGGATCGCTCCCGGATCAGCTTCAGTAAGTCGGTTCTCAGACGTTAAAGATCTTGACCAAATCCGCTATATCGAAGTAGCTGCTAGCCGCAATATTGTCAAAGGCTATTCTCCTACAACATTTGGTCCCAATGACTTTATTACTCGAGAGCAGGCTGCTAAGGTAGTATCTATCGCTAGTGGTTTAGTTACTCCTTAA